The Panicum virgatum strain AP13 chromosome 5K, P.virgatum_v5, whole genome shotgun sequence genome has a window encoding:
- the LOC120707712 gene encoding phosphomethylethanolamine N-methyltransferase-like, with the protein MDAAAAANGGPEAEERKAQRSYWEEHSRDLTLEGMLLDSRAAELDKEERPEVLSLLPSYEGKSVMELGAGIGRFTGEMAKTAGHVLALDFIESVIKKNESINDHYKNTSFMCSDVTSPDLMIEANSIDLIFSNWLLMYLSDEEIDKLVERMVKWLKVGGYIFFRESCFHQSGDLERKVNPTHYREPRFYTKVFKECRAFNQDGTSFKLSLVTFKCIGAYVDIKKDQNQICWLWKKVNSSEDGGFQSFLDNVQYKASGILRYERIFGDGYVSTGGVETTKEFVDKLDLKPGQKVLDVGCGIGGGDFYMAEEYDTHVVGIDLSINMILFALERAVGRKCSVEFEVADCTTKTYPDHTFDVIYSRDTILHIQDKPSLFKSFFKWLKPGGKVLISDYCKSPGKPSEEFAAYIKQRGYDLHDVEAYGQMLKNAGFSHVISEDRTDQFLGILQKELDKFEKNKDDFLSDFSQGDYDDIVNGWKAKLQRSSAGEQRWGLFIASK; encoded by the exons atggatgccgccgccgctgcgaacG GGgggccggaggcggaggagaggaAGGCGCAGAGGAGCTACTGGGAGGAGCACTCCAGGGACCTCACCCTCGAGGGCATGCTGCTCgactcccgcgccgccgagctcgacaAGGAGGAGCGCCCAGAG GTACTGTCTTTACTCCCTTCATATGAAGGGAAATCTGTGATGGAACTGGGCGCTGGAATAGGTCGCTTTACAGGTGAAATGGCTAAAACAGCTGGGCATGTTCTTGCACTGGATTTCATTGAAAGTGTGATTAAGAAG AATGAAAGCATAAATGATCACTACAAGAACACATCATTTATGTGTTCTGATGTTACATCCCCAGACCTCATGATTGAAGCGAACTCCATTGATCTGATATTTTCAAACTGGTTGCTGATGTATCTTTCAGATGAGGAG ATTGACAAGCTAGTAGAAAGAATGGTAAAATGGCTGAAGGTTGGTGGCTACATCTTCTTTAGGGAATCTTGCTTCCATCAATCTGGAGATTTAGAAAGGAAAGTGAACCCGACACACTATCGAGAACCAAGGTTTTATACCAAG GTTTTTAAAGAGTGTCGAGCCTTTAATCAAGATGGCACTTCTTTCAAACTTTCTCTGGTTACTTTCAAGTGCATTGGAGCTTATGTAGACATCAAGAAAGATCAAAACCAG ATATGTTGGCTATGGAAAAAAGTAAATTCATCAGAAGATGGGGGCTTTCAAAGTTTTTTGGACAACGTGCAGTACAAAGCCAGTGGAATTTTACGCTATGAACGTATATTTGGAGATGGTTACGTGAGCACTGGTGGAGTTG AGACTACAAAAGAATTTGTGGATAAATTGGATCTTAAACCCGGCCAGAAGGTGCTTGATGTTGGATGTGGAATTGGGGGAGGCGACTTTTATATGGCTGAAGAGTATGATACTCATGTTGTTGGCATTGATCTTTCCATTAACATGATACTATTTGCCCTTGAGCGTGCTGTTGGGCGCAAGTGCTCCGTGGAGTTTGAAGTTGCTGATTGCACCACGAAGACATACCCAGACCATACATTTGATGTCATCTACAGCCGTGATACTATCCTTCATATACAG GATAAACCCTCCTTGTTCAAAAGTTTCTTCAAATGGCTAAAGCCTGGGGGCAAGGTCCTAATCAGTGACTACTGCAAGAGCCCTGGGAAACCATCAGAAGAGTTTGCTGCATACATTAAGCAGAGAGGTTACGATCTCCATGATGTGGAGGCATATGGACAG ATGCTCAAGAATGCTGGTTTCAGTCATGTCATATCTGAAGACCGAACTGATCAG TTCCTCGGGATTTTACAGAaggagctggataaatttgaAAAGAACAAAGACGATTTCCTTTCCGACTTCAGCCAG GGGGACTATGACGATATCGTGAACGGATGGAAGGCAAAACTGCAGAGGAGCTCTGCTGGTGAGCAGAGGTGGGGCCTGTTCATTGCGAGCAAGTGA
- the LOC120707713 gene encoding phosphomethylethanolamine N-methyltransferase-like, whose translation MDAAAVVSLNGKMEVEERHAQKSYWEEHSKDLTVEAMMLDSRAADLDKEERPEILSLLPPYEGKSVLELGAGIGRFTGELAKTAGNVLALDFIESAIKKNQSINGHYKNTSFMCADVTSQDLVIQANSIDLIFSNWLLMYLSDEEVEQLVQRMVKWLKVGGSIFFRESCFHQSGDSKRKVNPTHYREPRFYTKVFKECHAFDQDGNSFELSLVTYKCIGAYVKNKKNQNQICWLWQKVKSTEDRGFQRFLDNVQYKTSGILRYERIFGEGYVSTGGIETTKEFVDKLDLKPGHKVLDVGCGIGGGDFYMAENYDAHVVGIDLSINMISFALERAIGRSCSVEFEVADCTTKTYPDNTFDVIYSRDTILHIQDKPSLFKSFFKWLKPGGKVLISDYCRSPGKPSEEFAAYIKQRGYDLHDVEAYGQMLQNAGFHDVITEDRTDQFLSVLEKELAKFEKNKDDFLSDFSQEDYDDIVNGWKAKLQRSSAGEQRWGLFIATK comes from the exons ATGGACGCCGCCGCTGTTGTTTCTCTTAACG GGAAgatggaggtggaggagaggcATGCACAGAAGAGCTACTGGGAGGAGCACTCCAAGGACCTCACCGTCGAGGCCATGATGCTCGACTCCCGCGCCGCCGATCTCGACAAGGAGGAGCGCCCCGAG ATCCTGTCTTTACTTCCTCCATATGAAGGAAAATCAGTGCTGGAGCTTGGTGCTGGAATAGGTCGTTTTACCGGAGAACTTGCTAAAACAGCTGGGAATGTTCTTGCTCTGGATTTTATCGAAAGTGCGATTAAGAAG AATCAAAGCATCAATGGTCACTACAAGAACACATCCTTTATGTGTGCTGATGTGACATCCCAGGACCTGGTGATTCAAGCTAACTCAATTGATCTGATATTTTCAAATTGGCTATTGATGTATCTTTCTGATGAAGAG GTTGAGCAGCTAGTTCAAAGAATGGTAAAATGGTTGAAGGTTGGTGGCTCTATCTTCTTTAGGGAATCTTGCTTTCATCAATCTGGAGATTCGAAAAGGAAAGTGAATCCGACACACTATCGGGAACCAAGGTTTTATACTAAG GTTTTCAAAGAGTGCCACGCCTTTGATCAAGATGGGAATTCCTTCGAACTTTCTCTGGTTACTTACAAGTGTATCGGTGCTTATgttaaaaataagaaaaatcaaAATCAG ATATGCTGGCTGTGGCAAAAGGTCAAGTCTACAGAAGATCGGGGATTTCAAAGATTTTTGGACAATGTGCAGTACAAAACTAGTGGAATATTGCGTTATGAGCGCATTTTTGGAGAAGGTTATGTGAGCACTGGTGGAATTG AGACTACAAAAGAGTTTGTGGATAAGCTGGATCTTAAACCTGGACATAAGGTGCTTGATGTTGGATGTGGAATTGGCGGAGGTGACTTTTATATGGCTGAAAACTATGATGCTCATGTTGTTGGCATTGATCTTTCCATAAACATGATATCATTTGCACTTGAGCGTGCCATTGGGCGTAGTTGCTCAGTTGAGTTTGAAGTTGCTGATTGCACCACGAAGACGTACCCTGACAACACGTTTGATGTCATCTACAGCCGTGACACTATCCTTCACATACAG GATAAACCCTCTTTGTTTAAAAGTTTTTTCAAGTGGCTAAAGCCTGGTGGGAAGGTCCTTATCAGCGATTATTGTAGAAGCCCTGGGAAACCATCAGAAGAATTTGCAGCATACATTAAGCAGAGAGGTTACGACCTTCATGATGTGGAGGCTTACGGACAG ATGCTCCAGAATGCTGGTTTTCATGATGTCATCACTGAGGATCGAACTGATCAG TTCCTCAGTGTTTTAGAGAAGGAAttagctaaatttgaaaagaaCAAGGACGATTTCCTTTCTGACTTCTCCC